In one Polynucleobacter sp. JS-JIR-5-A7 genomic region, the following are encoded:
- the coaBC gene encoding bifunctional phosphopantothenoylcysteine decarboxylase/phosphopantothenate--cysteine ligase CoaBC has product MQSLLNKKIVLGISGGIAAYKTPELARLLIQEGASVQVVMTEAAQQFVTSVTMQALTGNPVFTSQWDNSISNNMAHIELSRSADIILIAPTSADLMAKLSLGLADDLLSTLCLARDCPLLIAPAMNKQMWEHAATQRSADRLHHDGVTLLGPASGFQACGEVGMGRMLEPAEISEQVIAFFQKKSLVGKKVLITAGPTFEAIDPVRGITNHSSGKMGFAIARAALEAGAQVRLIAGPCDLPTPLEATGKIIRTNVVSAKEMHAATLAATDCDVFFAVAAVADWGIAKPAKEKIKRQGDGAPNMEFVANPDILLDVAKTVKTKNGKPSPYCVGFAAESTDLEKHADEKLKRKGIPMIVGNIGPDTFGSDFNQLLVMDASGSKKIAKAEKLHLARQLIQLVAKKI; this is encoded by the coding sequence ATGCAATCACTTTTAAATAAGAAAATCGTTCTCGGCATCTCCGGCGGCATTGCTGCCTATAAGACACCAGAGCTCGCTCGCCTGTTAATACAAGAGGGCGCTTCTGTACAGGTAGTGATGACCGAGGCTGCACAACAATTTGTGACATCTGTCACCATGCAAGCGCTCACAGGCAATCCAGTCTTCACCAGCCAATGGGATAACAGCATTAGTAACAATATGGCTCATATCGAGTTATCACGCTCAGCTGACATCATCCTGATTGCGCCAACGAGTGCAGACCTTATGGCCAAACTTTCCCTTGGCTTGGCAGATGATTTGCTCAGCACGCTTTGCTTAGCAAGAGATTGCCCGTTGCTAATTGCCCCTGCGATGAACAAACAGATGTGGGAGCACGCAGCCACTCAGAGGAGTGCTGACCGCCTCCACCATGATGGGGTAACTCTTCTCGGCCCCGCGAGTGGCTTTCAGGCTTGCGGAGAAGTGGGCATGGGCAGAATGCTTGAGCCTGCAGAAATTTCTGAGCAAGTCATTGCTTTCTTTCAAAAGAAATCACTTGTAGGTAAAAAAGTATTGATTACTGCTGGCCCCACCTTTGAAGCGATTGATCCAGTCCGCGGCATTACCAATCACAGCTCCGGAAAGATGGGCTTTGCCATTGCTAGAGCCGCTTTGGAGGCTGGTGCCCAAGTACGTCTGATTGCAGGCCCCTGCGATCTTCCTACGCCATTAGAGGCGACTGGAAAGATTATCCGGACTAATGTCGTGAGCGCTAAAGAAATGCACGCTGCAACATTGGCAGCCACTGATTGCGATGTGTTCTTTGCGGTAGCGGCAGTAGCAGACTGGGGCATTGCAAAGCCTGCCAAAGAAAAAATAAAGCGCCAAGGTGATGGTGCTCCAAACATGGAATTTGTAGCCAATCCAGATATTCTTTTAGATGTTGCCAAGACAGTCAAAACCAAAAACGGCAAACCTTCCCCTTATTGCGTTGGCTTTGCTGCCGAATCCACCGATCTCGAAAAGCATGCGGACGAGAAACTGAAGCGCAAAGGTATTCCAATGATTGTTGGCAACATTGGTCCAGATACCTTTGGAAGCGACTTCAATCAGTTACTCGTTATGGATGCTAGTGGTAGTAAAAAAATAGCGAAGGCTGAAAAACTTCACCTTGCTCGCCAACTCATTCAACTAGTAGCCAAGAAAATTTAA
- the purN gene encoding phosphoribosylglycinamide formyltransferase: protein MLSIVTLISGRGSNFEAIVKTAQKEQWPVKFAGVIANRSGAKGLDFARAQGIPAHVLEHKEHASRESFDAALTQKIDDLGADLVVLAGFMRILTPGFIRHFDGRLINIHPALLPAFPGLHTHERALEAGVKEHGATVHFVNEGVDEGPIICQASVPVLGGDDAETLAARVLTAEHQIYPRAVKWFLDGRLRIEGNQVKLQPPESQFFKL from the coding sequence ATGCTTTCTATCGTTACCTTAATCTCAGGCCGCGGATCCAATTTCGAGGCGATCGTCAAAACAGCTCAAAAAGAGCAGTGGCCAGTCAAGTTTGCAGGGGTCATCGCCAATCGCTCTGGGGCCAAGGGCCTTGATTTTGCTCGCGCGCAGGGTATTCCAGCCCATGTCCTGGAGCACAAAGAGCATGCAAGTCGCGAATCCTTTGATGCTGCCCTCACCCAGAAAATTGATGACTTAGGGGCTGATTTGGTGGTTCTAGCCGGTTTTATGAGGATTCTGACGCCAGGTTTTATTCGTCATTTCGATGGTCGATTAATCAATATTCACCCAGCGCTCCTGCCAGCATTCCCAGGATTGCACACCCATGAGCGGGCTTTAGAGGCCGGCGTTAAAGAGCATGGCGCCACAGTTCACTTTGTAAATGAGGGTGTTGATGAAGGACCTATTATTTGCCAGGCCTCTGTTCCAGTCCTGGGTGGGGATGATGCAGAGACTTTGGCGGCTCGTGTTTTAACTGCTGAGCATCAAATTTACCCGCGGGCCGTAAAATGGTTCCTTGATGGACGATTGCGAATAGAAGGTAATCAAGTGAAGTTACAACCCCCAGAATCGCAATTTTTTAAATTATGA
- the ileS gene encoding isoleucine--tRNA ligase: MSRKKLMSEKENSYPVNLLDTSFPMRGDLAKREPQWVAQWQKNKLYEKIRAAHANQPQFILHDGPPYANGDIHIGHAVNKILKDMIVKSRWLMGYDSAYVPGWDCHGMPIEIQIEKQFGKNLPTAEVQAKARAYAQVQVDKQKIDFERLGVLGDWNNPYLTMNYRNEADEIRALGKIWEKGYVFRGLKPVNWCFDCGSALAEAEVEYQDKTDPTVDVGFAFDDAQRPQLAKAFGLPELPNKPGQIVIWTTTPWTIPANQAMNVHPEVTYALVDVGDKLLILAKDLVDTCLQDYGLEGKVIATCLGAQLANISFWHPLAPLHEGYKRLSPIYPAEYVTLDTGTGIVHSAPAYGEEDFKSCKANKLADKDILNPVMGNGVYASWLPLFANEYIWKANPKIVEAMREAGSLLRDKTYTHSYMHCWRHKSPIIYRATSQWFASMDKKPSDGKASLRETALAGIDSTEFFPAWGKQRLHSMIANRPDWTLSRQRQWGVPMAFFVHKETGDPHPRTVELLEEVAKRVEKGGIEAWQQLEVSELLGEEASQYEKNRDTLDVWFDSGTTHWHVIRGSHRNELLTTDAETPNGRLADLYLEGSDQHRGWFHSSLLTGAMLDGKPPYKALLTHGFTVDGQGRKMSKSVGNVIAPQQVADKLGAEIIRLWVASTDYSGEMTISDEILKRVTESYRRIRNTLRFLLANLSDFDPSKHTMPAEQWLEIDRYAVALANQLQGDIEAHYKAYEFHPAVTRMLTFCSEDLGGFYLDILKDRLYTSAPNSPDRRAAQNALFHITRNLLKWLSPFLSFTAEEAWQSFPHGSGSKPSESIFMEGFGALPEVSHADELLAKWNRIREIRSEVTKAIELEREAGNVGSSLQAELTIKLGDVDFAILHSLEDNLRFVTITSSAKIELSNDGLEVLVRGSQYKKCGRCWHHTKDVGANADHPELCGRCISNLFGAGDHRLFA, encoded by the coding sequence ATTTCCAGAAAAAAGCTTATGTCTGAAAAAGAAAATTCCTATCCAGTCAATTTACTAGATACCTCCTTCCCAATGCGAGGGGATCTGGCTAAGCGTGAACCGCAATGGGTTGCTCAGTGGCAAAAAAATAAGCTCTACGAAAAGATTCGTGCAGCTCATGCTAATCAACCTCAGTTCATCTTGCATGATGGTCCTCCGTATGCAAACGGCGATATTCACATTGGTCACGCAGTAAACAAGATTCTGAAAGACATGATTGTGAAGTCGCGCTGGCTCATGGGTTATGACTCTGCCTATGTACCTGGATGGGATTGTCATGGCATGCCAATTGAAATTCAGATTGAAAAACAATTTGGCAAGAACTTGCCAACTGCAGAGGTGCAAGCTAAAGCACGTGCCTACGCCCAAGTACAAGTAGATAAGCAGAAGATAGACTTTGAGCGCCTTGGCGTTTTGGGTGACTGGAACAATCCCTATCTCACAATGAACTACCGCAATGAGGCTGATGAAATTCGTGCACTAGGTAAGATCTGGGAAAAAGGATACGTCTTTCGTGGTCTCAAACCAGTGAACTGGTGTTTTGATTGTGGCTCTGCACTCGCTGAGGCCGAAGTGGAATACCAAGATAAAACTGATCCAACGGTTGATGTTGGCTTTGCGTTTGATGATGCACAGCGACCACAGCTCGCAAAAGCATTTGGTCTTCCTGAGTTACCTAATAAGCCTGGCCAGATTGTCATCTGGACAACAACGCCTTGGACTATTCCTGCAAACCAAGCAATGAATGTTCATCCAGAGGTGACTTATGCACTAGTAGATGTTGGCGATAAGTTATTGATCCTGGCAAAAGATCTTGTTGACACATGCTTACAGGACTATGGTCTTGAGGGCAAAGTGATTGCTACCTGCCTAGGCGCGCAACTAGCGAATATTTCTTTCTGGCATCCGCTAGCCCCATTACACGAGGGATATAAGCGCCTCTCTCCAATCTATCCCGCTGAATACGTCACGCTCGATACTGGCACAGGCATTGTTCACTCTGCGCCTGCTTACGGCGAAGAAGACTTTAAGTCTTGCAAAGCAAATAAGCTAGCCGATAAAGATATTCTGAATCCTGTGATGGGCAATGGTGTCTATGCCTCTTGGTTGCCACTCTTTGCAAACGAATATATTTGGAAAGCCAATCCCAAAATTGTGGAAGCAATGCGTGAAGCGGGCAGTTTGTTGCGCGACAAAACGTATACCCACTCTTACATGCATTGCTGGCGTCATAAGTCGCCGATTATTTATCGCGCTACTTCACAATGGTTTGCAAGCATGGACAAGAAGCCATCTGATGGCAAAGCTAGCTTGCGTGAGACTGCCTTAGCTGGCATTGATAGTACCGAGTTTTTTCCGGCTTGGGGTAAACAGCGCCTCCATAGCATGATTGCCAATCGCCCTGATTGGACCTTGTCACGCCAACGCCAGTGGGGTGTACCCATGGCCTTCTTTGTTCATAAGGAAACGGGTGATCCACATCCTCGCACTGTTGAGCTACTGGAAGAAGTTGCTAAGCGTGTTGAAAAAGGTGGCATTGAAGCTTGGCAGCAACTGGAAGTTTCTGAGTTGCTTGGTGAAGAAGCATCACAATACGAAAAGAATCGTGACACCTTAGATGTTTGGTTTGATTCAGGGACAACACACTGGCATGTGATTCGCGGATCACATCGCAATGAATTACTAACTACCGATGCTGAGACACCGAACGGTCGATTAGCCGACTTATACCTCGAGGGCTCAGACCAACACCGCGGCTGGTTCCATTCCTCCTTACTCACCGGCGCCATGCTCGATGGCAAGCCACCCTATAAAGCACTACTCACTCATGGCTTTACTGTTGATGGTCAAGGCCGCAAGATGAGTAAGTCCGTAGGCAATGTCATCGCACCACAACAAGTGGCTGACAAACTCGGCGCTGAAATCATTCGCCTCTGGGTTGCCTCAACCGACTACTCCGGTGAAATGACTATCTCTGATGAGATTCTGAAGCGCGTGACTGAAAGTTATCGCCGCATTCGCAATACCTTGCGTTTCTTGCTCGCCAATCTTTCTGATTTTGATCCTAGCAAGCACACAATGCCTGCTGAACAATGGCTTGAGATCGATCGTTACGCAGTGGCACTTGCTAATCAATTACAAGGCGATATCGAAGCCCATTACAAGGCTTATGAGTTTCATCCAGCTGTGACTCGCATGCTCACTTTTTGCTCAGAAGATTTAGGCGGCTTCTACTTAGACATCCTCAAAGATCGTCTCTATACCAGTGCGCCAAACTCACCTGATCGCAGAGCCGCCCAGAATGCGCTCTTTCACATCACTCGCAATCTCTTGAAGTGGTTATCGCCATTCCTCTCCTTCACCGCTGAAGAAGCATGGCAATCATTCCCGCATGGCTCAGGTAGTAAACCGTCTGAATCCATCTTTATGGAAGGGTTCGGCGCATTACCAGAAGTCTCTCATGCCGATGAATTGCTGGCCAAATGGAATCGCATTCGTGAAATCCGCTCTGAAGTGACCAAAGCCATTGAGTTAGAACGTGAGGCCGGTAATGTTGGCTCATCCCTACAAGCTGAGCTGACCATTAAATTAGGTGATGTTGACTTTGCTATCTTGCATTCACTTGAGGATAACTTGCGTTTCGTAACCATCACCTCAAGCGCTAAGATTGAACTCAGCAATGATGGTCTCGAGGTCCTAGTACGCGGTAGTCAATATAAAAAATGTGGTCGTTGCTGGCATCACACTAAAGACGTAGGTGCCAATGCTGATCATCCAGAGCTCTGTGGTCGCTGTATCAGCAATCTCTTTGGCGCCGGTGACCACCGCTTGTTTGCCTAA
- the lspA gene encoding signal peptidase II yields the protein MLRYLAIATMILLLDQLSKWAALSNLQMGVPEPVLPFLNWLLLFNPGAAFSFLAQGSGWQRWFFTILGLIASIYIIYLLRKSLGEKLLCLALSLILGGALGNVLDRIMYGAVVDFIDLHYANWHWPAFNIADSAICIGAGLIIWSELRKSFGKSPQSH from the coding sequence ATGCTTCGCTATCTTGCTATTGCAACGATGATTCTGCTCTTAGACCAGTTGAGTAAGTGGGCTGCGTTAAGCAATTTGCAAATGGGTGTGCCTGAACCCGTCCTTCCTTTTCTGAATTGGCTACTGCTTTTTAATCCAGGCGCGGCGTTTTCATTCTTGGCACAGGGATCAGGTTGGCAGCGTTGGTTCTTTACTATTCTTGGTCTCATAGCCAGTATCTACATCATTTACTTATTACGTAAAAGCCTTGGCGAGAAACTACTGTGCCTGGCACTCAGCCTGATTCTGGGTGGTGCGCTAGGCAATGTTTTAGACCGAATCATGTATGGTGCCGTAGTTGACTTCATCGATTTGCACTACGCCAACTGGCATTGGCCAGCCTTTAATATTGCCGATAGCGCAATCTGTATTGGGGCAGGCCTCATCATCTGGAGCGAATTGCGCAAGTCATTTGGCAAATCCCCTCAATCCCATTAA
- the dut gene encoding dUTP diphosphatase has protein sequence MQSLQVKILDERMRSQLPTYGTPGSAGLDLRACIDETMEIAPGQTILVPTGLAIYVEDPRYAAFILPRSGLGHKHGIVLGNLVGLIDSDYQGQLMVSTWNRGSTPFKLEPMERLAQLVVMPVQQVELKVVEGFTESSRGAGGFGSTGRS, from the coding sequence ATGCAATCTTTACAAGTCAAAATTCTCGATGAACGGATGCGGTCTCAACTACCTACTTATGGCACCCCTGGTAGCGCTGGACTAGATCTACGTGCCTGTATCGATGAAACGATGGAGATTGCTCCGGGCCAAACTATTTTAGTGCCTACCGGTTTAGCCATTTATGTAGAAGATCCACGCTATGCGGCTTTTATTCTTCCTCGCTCAGGCCTTGGTCATAAGCATGGCATCGTCTTGGGTAACTTAGTTGGCCTCATTGATTCTGACTACCAAGGTCAATTGATGGTGAGCACCTGGAATCGTGGATCTACTCCATTTAAGCTTGAGCCAATGGAGCGCCTTGCACAACTCGTAGTGATGCCAGTGCAACAAGTTGAACTCAAAGTCGTCGAGGGGTTCACTGAAAGTAGCCGTGGTGCAGGTGGCTTTGGTAGCACCGGTCGCAGCTAA
- a CDS encoding bifunctional riboflavin kinase/FAD synthetase, with protein MNVFRGPTQFSAGPACALSIGNFDGVHRGHRALLKQLVDGAHERGLVSCVMTFEPHPKEFFSPEQAPPRILNLRDKLAALAELGIDRVVVEHFNAAFARLTPDEFVSEIIVKRLNAKWILIGDDFCYGAKRAGNFASLQTAGEKYGFKVSSIQTILEDGERISSSALRTALAHGDMTLAEKLLGRPYGISGHVIHGQQLGRKLGFPTLNLAVANHLHHRKPATTGIFTAQVLGLSDKPLPAVASLGVRPTVEDEGRVLLETHIFDYQEDVYGKIITVELLEKIRDEAKYDDLDTLTNAIAADAQHARNYFQKKAYV; from the coding sequence GTGAACGTATTCCGCGGCCCGACCCAGTTTTCTGCAGGACCTGCTTGTGCCTTAAGCATCGGTAATTTCGATGGCGTGCACAGGGGTCATCGCGCCCTGCTCAAGCAGTTAGTTGATGGCGCCCATGAAAGAGGTTTGGTGAGTTGCGTCATGACCTTTGAGCCGCACCCCAAAGAATTCTTCTCTCCGGAGCAAGCACCACCCCGCATTCTGAATCTACGGGACAAACTAGCCGCCTTAGCCGAACTTGGTATTGACCGTGTCGTGGTCGAACATTTCAATGCTGCTTTTGCTCGCCTCACACCCGATGAGTTTGTTTCAGAAATCATTGTGAAACGTCTCAACGCCAAATGGATTTTAATTGGCGATGATTTTTGCTATGGCGCAAAACGTGCCGGGAATTTTGCAAGCCTCCAAACAGCAGGTGAAAAATATGGCTTCAAGGTATCGAGTATTCAAACTATCTTAGAAGATGGCGAGCGCATCTCCAGCTCAGCCTTGCGTACTGCCCTTGCTCATGGCGATATGACTCTAGCTGAAAAATTATTAGGTCGTCCTTATGGAATTTCCGGACATGTCATACATGGACAGCAACTCGGACGCAAACTCGGATTCCCTACCTTGAACTTAGCAGTTGCCAATCACTTACACCATCGCAAGCCAGCAACTACCGGGATCTTCACTGCACAGGTATTGGGACTTAGTGATAAACCCCTACCAGCAGTGGCTAGTTTAGGAGTAAGGCCTACCGTTGAAGATGAAGGTCGTGTTCTGCTTGAAACACACATCTTTGACTACCAAGAAGATGTCTACGGAAAAATTATTACCGTTGAGCTCTTAGAAAAAATTCGTGATGAGGCCAAGTACGATGACCTCGACACCTTAACAAATGCGATTGCAGCGGATGCACAGCACGCCAGAAATTATTTCCAGAAAAAAGCTTATGTCTGA